A window of the Tachyglossus aculeatus isolate mTacAcu1 chromosome 2, mTacAcu1.pri, whole genome shotgun sequence genome harbors these coding sequences:
- the C2H6orf58 gene encoding protein LEG1 homolog produces MLSEVVGPASMAESPALYPPLWDVSPGRFQDYLFEAERFVINPWNYLERMGMYKTLLSQSARYLADLGPNNEENMLWGLPLQHGWQFHTGRLADPTNVTTCGYEAGDPLCISEESWWACMNYHLCTFPVLAAVDAGIMGVSSNQVQLLPPQNDQENFCYNVSDCESAFPEVMNKWKVFYKSVVSSESSEQPAERMDNLLKLMWDAHVETLEAGGVRCAAKLPYYDPPEYDFGNSWVTAVDFLSSLRFPTTQRQTAAFQRSLPPRLLLSADSAPFIPDFTPMQNQVLFVLNSLHQMNTASDYDWSCTLDGYFIANQTGLEHFLKCVSAKGRCQIPWQRDYFKPKKIQQRQHKISYNDFRARFGLEGTDTLGNKLLKLWRLAMKFKTMREMALKLLNLINSSQDLPSEQVSVEITLTESCIEVKALNLAFKEF; encoded by the exons ATGctgtcagaggtggtgggtccGG CTTCCATGGCAGAAAGCCCTGCTCTGTATCCCCCATTATGGGACGTTAGCCCCGGTCGGTTCCAGGACTACCTTTTTGAGGCAGAAAGATTCGTCATCAACCCCTGGAACTATTTGGAGAGAATGGGAATGTACAAGACCTTACTAAGCCAGTCTGCTAGGTACCTTGCTGATCTGGGTCCAAATAATGAGGAAAATATGCTCTGGGGGCTGCCTCTCCAGCACGGCTGGCAGTTCCATACAG GGAGATTGGCTGACCCGACCAACGTCACTACCTGTGGCTATGAAGCTGGTGATCCCCTCTGCATATCCGAAGAAAGCTGGTGGGCCT GCATGAATTATCATCTTTGTACATTTCCTGTCCTTGCTGCCGTGGATGCCGGAATAATGGGAGTTTCATCAAATCAAGTGCAACTATTGCCACCACAGAATGACCAGGAGAATTTCTGTTATAATGTGTCTGACTGTGAGTCAGCCTTCCCAGAAGTTATGAATAAATGGAAAGTGTTTTATAAG TCTGTAGTATCATCTGAGTCTTCTGAGCAGCCTGCAGAAAGGATGGATAACCTGTTAAAACTCATGTGGGACGCTCATGTGGAAACTCTTGAAGCTGGCGGAGTGAGATGTGCAGCAAA ATTGCCGTATTATGACCCACCTGAATATGATTTTGGGAACAGCTGGGTCACTGCAGTggactttctctcctctctccgctTCCCAACCACACAACGGCAAACGGCCGCATTCCAGAGAAGCCTCCCCCCACGATTGCTCTTGTCGGCGGATTCCGCCCCGTTCATACCTGATTTCACCCCCATGCAGAATCAAGTCCTGTTTGTGCTAAACTCTCTTCACCAAATGAACACAGCCTCAG ATTACGATTGGTCCTGTACTTTAGATGGTTACTTTATTGCTAACCAAACTGGGTTGGAGCATTTTTTGAAATGTGTTTCTGCTAAAGGAAG ATGCCAAATTCCTTGGCAGAGAGATTATTTCAAACCGAAGAAGATTCAGCAAAGGCAGCATAAAATATCCTACAATGATTTTAGAGCTCGTTTTGGATTAGAAGGAACAGACACACTGG GAAACAAGTTGTTGAAGCTTTGGAGACTAGCAATGAAATTCAAAACGATGAGAGAAATGGCACTGAAACTTCTCAATCTGATTAATTCAAGTCAAGATTTACCTTCTGAGCAA GTTTCCGTGGAAATAACATTAACAGAATCTTGCATTGAAGTGAAAGCTCTAAATTTAGCATTTAAAGAGTTTTGA